In one window of Mercurialis annua linkage group LG4, ddMerAnnu1.2, whole genome shotgun sequence DNA:
- the LOC126679490 gene encoding uncharacterized protein LOC126679490, whose product MGKAKQDKLMAIPKKKGGLLSDMDSDGEDSWVIVKKQAVTILIPPLPHAKKTIAPKEGPTEFESVPIQHVSNNCTEHIETLNTVPSVDEQEKVTSVVPNTGSIMSKTVLAQHTSASRYLPRVKVETATRNPDRSNSLKSHNVLGVSNISKTIKLPRLWYDQQHFLDGSALLNQSLRASLLEKKLQKAGGLRRWLSSIGLGQFVNMFQGNISKFQLVNLTMKKLKDMGADAVGPRRKLIHAIDCICQPYCFEAR is encoded by the coding sequence ATGGGAAAAGCAAAGCAAGACAAGTTGATGGCAATACCTAAGAAAAAGGGCGGTTTGTTGAGTGACATGGATTCAGATGGAGAAGACAGTTGGGTTATAGTTAAAAAGCAGGCGGTCACAATTCTGATACCTCCTCTACCTCATGCTAAGAAAACCATAGCACCAAAGGAGGGACCAACTGAGTTCGAAAGTGTGCCTATTCAACATGTAAGTAATAATTGCACCGAACATATTGAGACTTTGAATACAGTGCCTTCAGTTGATGAGCAAGAGAAGGTTACATCAGTAGTTCCTAATACAGGCAGTATAATGTCAAAAACGGTTTTAGCACAACACACGTCGGCATCACGCTACCTACCAAGAGTAAAAGTAGAAACGGCGACAAGAAATCCAGATCGATCAAATTCTTTGAAGTCTCATAATGTGCTTGGGGTATCAAACATCTCAAAAACAATCAAGCTACCGAGACTATGGTATGACCAACAACATTTCCTTGATGGAAGCGCGCTGCTAAATCAGAGTCTAAGGGCATCACTACTGGAGAAGAAACTTCAGAAAGCAGGTGGATTGAGGAGGTGGTTATCATCAATTGGGTTGGGGCAGTTTGTGAATATGTTTCAAGGTAACATCAGTAAGTTTCAATTGGTTAATCTTACAATGAAGAAGCTGAAAGATATGGGAGCAGATGCAGTTGGCCCTCGGAGAAAGCTGATACACGCCATTGACTGTATTTGCCAGCCATATTGTTTTGAAGCCCGCTAA
- the LOC126678458 gene encoding GDSL esterase/lipase At1g06990-like, with amino-acid sequence MATIKSSIMIILMISIINFSLSKANTTLPKFPAILIFGDSTVDTGNNNYVTTWVKCNFRPYGKDFPNHIPTGRFSNGKLIPDFIASLFGIKETVPPFMDPNLSDNEIVTGVNFASSGAGYDESTSLTSNVVSVQKQVGLFKDYIARLERIVGQAKAKEILNGALVIISSGTNDWTFNFYDIPLRRLMFNVDQYQDFLLTEIRKILLDLYNLGLRKVVVAGLPPIGCLPVEMIKKFGSACMDNENSDSEGFNVKLQKLLPDVESMLPESHIFYANIYDPLKDMMDNPQKYDFVDSRKGCCGYIPFQIQYAQDHVISPVCRNSSQYLFWDGVHPTEAAYRYLSLSIQKDILPKFMNITSNL; translated from the exons atGGCTACAATCAAATCCTCCATTATGATCATTCTCATGATATCTATAATAAATTTTAGCCTATCAAAGGCAAATACGACATTACCAAAATTTCCTGCAATTCTAATTTTTGGTGATTCTACAGTTGATACTGGTAATAATAATTATGTTACGACATGGGTCAAATGTAATTTCCGACCATACGGAAAAGATTTCCCGAACCATATTCCGACCGGAAGATTTTCTAACGGAAAACTTATTCCTGATTTTATTGCATCATTATTTGGTATTAAAGAAACTGTTCCACCATTCATGGATCCAAACTTATCCGATAACGAAATCGTTACGGGGGTTAATTTTGCGTCATCAGGTGCCGGTTATGATGAGTCCACATCTTTAACATCTAATGTAGTTTCAGTTCAAAAACAAGTTGGTTTGTTCAAGGATTATATTGCAAGACTTGAACGAATTGTTGGGCAAGCGAAGGCCAAAGAAATTTTAAATGGTGCACTGGTGATTATTAGTTCAGGAACTAATGATtggacttttaatttttatgatatacCTTTAAGAAGATTGATGTTTAATGTAGATCAGTACCAAGACTTTTTGTTGACTGAAATACGAAAAATATTACTG GACCTGTATAACCTCGGTCTCAGAAAGGTGGTAGTGGCCGGACTCCCTCCGATCGGTTGTCTACCGGTGGAAATGATTAAGAAGTTCGGTAGTGCGTGTATGGACAACGAGAACTCAGATTCTGAAGGTTTCAATGTAAAGCTTCAAAAGTTGCTACCTGACGTCGAGTCAATGCTGCCGGAGAGCCACATTTTTTATGCTAACATATATGACCCTTTAAAAGACATGATGGATAATCCACAAAAATATG ATTTTGTGGATTCAAGGAAAGGGTGCTGCGGTTATATACCTTTCCAGATACAATATGCCCAGGATCACGTAATTTCACCGGTCTGCAGAAATTCTTCACAATATTTATTTTGGGATGGTGTTCATCCGACAGAAGCCGCATACCGGTACCTCTCTTTGAGCATCCAGAAAGATATTCTACCCAAGTTCATGAATATCACCTCCAATCTCTGA
- the LOC126679566 gene encoding GDSL esterase/lipase At2g30310-like translates to MATIKSSIMIIFMIYAVNFDISKANTTLPKFPAILVFGDSTVDTGNNNYIKTWIKSNFRPYGQDFPGQIPTGRYSNGKLIPDFIASLLGIKEVVPPFLDPNLSDNEIVTGVNFASSGAGYDEATSLTSHAVSVHKQVGLFKNYIARLERIVGQAKANEILNGALVIISAGTNDWTFNFYDLPLRRLIFNVNQYQDFLLTEIRKILLDLYNLGLRKVVVAGLPPMGCLPVEMIKKFGKECINNENSDSEGFNVKLQQWLADIQLMLPGSHIFYANIYDPLKDMMVNPQKYDFVDTRNGCCGYLPFEIEFARNHVISSVCRNSSQYLFWDAFHPTEAAYRYLSLSIENDILPKFINITS, encoded by the exons ATGGCTACAATCAAATCCTCCATTATGATCATTTTTATGATCTATGCAGTAAACTTTGACATATCAAAAGCAAATACAACATTACCAAAATTTCCTGCAATTCTAGTTTTTGGTGATTCTACAGTTGATACtggtaataataattatattaagacATGGATCAAAAGTAATTTCCGACCATACGGACAAGATTTTCCGGGTCAAATTCCAACAGGAAGATATTCTAACGGAAAACTTATTCCCGATTTTATTGCATCATTATTGGGTATTAAAGAAGTTGTTCCTCCGTTTTTGGATCCAAATTTATCTGATAACGAAATCGTTACGGGTGTCAATTTTGCATCATCGGGTGCGGGTTATGATGAGGCAACATCGTTAACATCTCATGCAGTTTCAGTTCATAAACAAGTTGGTTTGTTCAAGAATTATATTGCAAGACTAGAACGAATTGTTGGACAAGCGAAGGCTAATGAAATATTGAATGGTGCGTTGGTGATTATTAGTGCAGGAACTAACGATtggacttttaatttttatgatttaccTTTAAGAAGATTGATTTTTAATGTAAATCAGTACCAAGACTTTTTGCTGACTGAAATACGGAAAATACTACTG GACCTGTATAATCTCGGTCTCCGAAAGGTGGTAGTGGCCGGACTCCCTCCAATGGGTTGTCTACCTGTCGAAATGATTAAGAAGTTCGGCAAAGAATGTATAAACAACGAAAACTCAGATTCTGAAGGTTTCAATGTAAAGCTTCAACAGTGGCTGGCTGACATCCAGTTAATGCTGCCTGGGAGCCACATTTTTTATGCTAACATATATGACCCTTTAAAAGACATGATGGTTAATCCACAGAAATATG ATTTTGTCGATACAAGGAATGGGTGCTGCGGTTATTTACCTTTCGAGATAGAATTTGCTCGGAATCATGTAATTTCATCGGTCTGCAGAAATTCTTCACAATATTTATTTTGGGATGCTTTTCATCCGACAGAAGCAGCATACCGATATCTCTCTTTAAGTATCGAGAACGATATTCTCCCTAAGTTCATAAACATCACTTCTTAG